The sequence GAGAACAAATGGACAAAGTTCGATGTATTGCTGCTGCACACTCCATTAATTCGCTGTTAGTTCTCATTTTATTATTTCCTCCTTTTTTGATTGTTTACAATAAATTCAAAGATAGTTGGGATGTTCTCAAATTTAATTTTGTCAATCGACTGAAATAGTTTTATCCTCACTTCCTGTTCAACGTCATCGCGAAACCTATTCGGTATAGCTTTCATTTGTCTTTTAATTTGAGGTTCCACTTTTCTAAGAACATACTCACGCTTCTGTTTTATTTTTTTAGCTAGATCTAATTCATCATTCATCTTTATCAACCATCTTCTTGTATAACTTCTCTAGTGCCCGATTATGGATTGTTGAAATATTTTGATTAGAGACATTAAGATATTGGGCAGCACTTTGGTTATCCATGTCGTAAATATAGAATAACTCTAATACTTGGAGTTGCTTTTTTGTTAAACCCTTAAGAGCAATTTTTAATTGCTTATTACCAACACACTGACAAATCGATTCACATTTTTTATCAAACAATACTGCTGGATCGGTCGAATAATCTACGGCAAAATAGCTTTGTAAAGTGTTAGAGACGTTGTCAGTAGGAGCCTCTTTATCAAGAATATACACGTGCTTTTTGAAATGGTTCCTGTATCGCTTAATAACATCAATTGTATAATTTCTAATTAGTGTTGAAACATACTTTAACAGACGTAACTCGTAGAAAAATAGGCGAAATGCTAAGTCTAATTCACTAACGTTTTCTTTATTTGGCTGATCTAACACCTTTTAATAAAGCAGATGGTGTTCTTTAATAGAAAGGAAGGATTTAAGTACAGGATGTTCACTTGGCTGTAGATCAGTTAATAAAGAAATACTGTGCTTGTCTATATGATCGACTAAATCCACAACAATTCCCCCTTTTTTAAATATATAGAGGAATAAGTACCGTATTTATCAACCATTTCTATATTTTGTAATAAAAAACAGACTATTTTGTTGAAAATTTT is a genomic window of Shouchella clausii containing:
- a CDS encoding sigma-70 family RNA polymerase sigma factor — translated: MLDQPNKENVSELDLAFRLFFYELRLLKYVSTLIRNYTIDVIKRYRNHFKKHVYILDKEAPTDNVSNTLQSYFAVDYSTDPAVLFDKKCESICQCVGNKQLKIALKGLTKKQLQVLELFYIYDMDNQSAAQYLNVSNQNISTIHNRALEKLYKKMVDKDE